DNA sequence from the Tissierella sp. MB52-C2 genome:
CCAGGCCATTATTGTTTTGTTTTTTCTTCGCAGTTTCGCAACTCAAATCTATTTACTCATTACACTCCTATAGATTTGGTGCTTATTGCGTTTGACCTACCTACAACTCACTATCGTTCGTTGGGTTAGATCATAATGGTGGGCACAACAGGGCTCGAACCTGTGACCCCCTGCTTGTAAGGCAGGTGCTCTCCCAACTGAGCTATGCGCCCATATTATCTTTGACCTATATTAGATTATAATGGTGACCCCACCGGGATTCGAACCCGGGTTACCGCCGTGAAAGGGCGATGTCTTAACCGCTTGACCATGGGGCCTTACTTGAATTATGGTTGATTCTCACGAACACTACCACTACTGAATTATGTACTCTGAACTAAATTAATGGTTGCGGGAGCCGGATTTGAACCGACGACCTCCGGGTTATGAGCCCGACGAGCTGCCAAACTGCTCCATCCCGCGGCATTTTTATTTAATTCTATTCTTATCGTTGCACCCAACCTATTGAGTTAGGTCATAATGGTGCCGGAGACCGGAATCGAACCGGTACGATCGGTGAGGATCGCAGGATTTTAAGTCCTGTGCGTCTGCCTGTTCCGCCACTCCGGCGTTTTATGTTTCTAATGGCTCTTGGGGTGGGACTCGAACCCACAACCTACCGGTTAACAGCCGGTTGCTCCGCCATTGAGCTACCCAAGATCAGCCCGGCAACTTCCTACTCTCCCAGGTCGTTTCCAACCAAGTACCATCGGCGTTAAGATGCTTAACTTCTGTGTTCGGTATGGGTACAGGTGTGTCCATCTTGCTATCGTCACCAGACGAAAACTATCAATTGCAATATTTTTAGGTCAAGTCCTCGACTTATTAGTATCTCTTAGCTTAAAGTATTACTACTCTTACACCTGAGACCTATCTACCAAGTGGTCTTCTTGGAGTCTTAACTTTTAAAGTGGGAAATCTTATCTTGAGGGGGGCTTCGTGCTTAGATGCCTTCAGCACTTATCCCTTCCAGACATAGCTACTCAGCCGTGCCATTGGCATGACAACTGATACACCAGCGGTCTGTCCATCCCGGTCCTCTCGTACTAAGGACAGCTCCTCTCAAATTTCCTACGCCCACGACGGATAGGGACCGAACTGTCTCACGACGTTCTGAACCCAGCTCGCGTGCCTCTTTAATGGGCGAACAGCCCAACCCTTGGGACCTACTCCAGCCCCAGGATGAGACGAGCCGACATCGAGGTGCCAAACCTCCCCGTCGATGTGGACTCTTGGGGAGATAAGCCTGTTATCCCCGGGGTAGCTTTTATCCGTTGAGCGATGGCCCTTCCACTCGGAACCACCGGATCACTAAGTCCAACTTTCGTTTCTGCTCCACTTGTTGGTGTCGCAGTTAAGCTCCCTTTTGCCTTTACACTCTTCGCACGATTTCCGACCGTGCTGAGGGAACCTTTGAGCGCCTCCGTTACTCTTTAGGAGGCGACCGCCCCAGTCAAACTGCCCAACTGACAGTGTCCCTATACCAGTTTCATGGTATCAGGTTAGAATTTCAGCATTACAAGAGTGGTATCCCAAGGTTGACTCCACCAAAGCTGGCGCCCTGGCTTCAAAGTCTCCCACCTATCCTGTACATGCAATGCCGAAATCCAATGTCAGCCTGCAGTAAAGCTCCACGGGGTCTTTCCGTCCTGTCGCGGGTAATACGCATCTTCACGTATACTACAATTTCACCGGATCCATTGTTGAGACAGTGCCCAAATCGTTACACCTTTCGTGCGGGTCGGAACTTACCCGACAAGGAATTTCGCTACCTTAGGACCGTTATAGTTACGGCCGCCGTTTACTGGGGCTTAAGTTCTAGCCTTCGCTTACGCTAAGCCTTCCCCTTAACCTTCCAGCACCGGGCAGGTGTCAGCACCTATACTTCGTCTTTCGACTTAGCAGATACTTGTGTTTTTGGTAAACAGTCGCTTGGGCCTATTCACTGCGGCCAGGTTTCCCTGGCACCCCTTCTCCCTAAGTTACGGGGCTATTTTGCCGAGTTCCTTAACAATGGTTCTTCCGCTCGTCTTAGGATTCTCTCCTCGCCTACCTGTGTCGGTTTGCGGTACGGGTAGTTACTTGCTCGATAGAAGCTTTTCTTGGCAGTGTGGAGTCAGCTACTTCTCTACTTGTTTTTCGATCCCCATCACATTTCAGAATTATGAGTACGGATTTGCCTATACTCACTTCCTTTATGCTTAGACGTGCTCAACCAACGGCACGCTTAGCCTATCCTCCTGCGTCACTCCATTTCTCAAACGCTTATAACTAGTACAGGAATTTCAACCTGTTGTCCATCGCCTACGCTTTTCAGCCTTGGCTTAGGTCCCGACTTACCCTGAGTGGACGAACCTTCCTCAGGAAACCTTAGGCTTTCGACGGGTGAGATTCTCACTCACCTTTCGCTACTTATGCCAGCATTCTCTCTTGTGTGCAGTCCAGCACTCCTTACGGTATACCTTCTACCCACACACAATGCTCCTCTACCGATTCTTACGAATCCCACAGCTTCGGTACCAGATTTAAGCCCCGGAAATCTTCGGCGCAAGGTCTCTCGACCAGTGAGCTATTACGCACTCTTTAAATGTATGGCTGCTTCTAAGCCAACATCCTGGTTGTCTGTGAAACCTCACATCCTTTACCACTTAATCTGGATTTAGGGACCTTAGCTGGTGATCTGGGCTCTTTCCCTTTCGACTATGAAGCTTATCCCACATAGTCTGACTCCCAAGGTTATGAGTATGGCATTCGGAGTTTGATAGGTTTTGGTAACGCTATGCGCCCCTAGACCATTCAGTGCTCTACCTCCATATCACTTTTCCTTGAGGCTAGCCCTAAAGCTATTTCGAGGAGAACCAGCTATCTCCGAGTTCGATTGGCTTTTCACCCCTATCCACAGGTCATCCCATAGCTTTTAAACGCTAACGGGTTCGAGCCTCCATTGAATTTTACTTCAACTTCACTCTGCCCATGGATAGGTCACCCGGTTTCGGGTCTATGGCAGGGAACTTAGTCGCCCTATTAAGACTTGGTTTCCCTACGGCTCCTGACCTTAAGTCATTAACCTTGCTCACTACCATAACTCGCTGGCCCGTTCTACAAAAAGTACGTGGTTACACGAATAATGTGCTTCCACTGCTTGTAGGCGTAGGGTTTCAGATTCTATTTCACTCCCCTTCCGGGGTTCTTTTCACCTTTCCCTCACGGTACTATTTCTCTATCGGTCACCAAGGAGTATTTAGCCTTGGGAGGTGGTCCTCCCTACTTCCCACAGGATTTCACGTGTCCCGTGGTACTCTGGATACCAGCTGGTAAATTCTTCTTTCATATACCGGACTATCACCGTCTATGGTGGGATTTTCCAATCCTCTTCTATTAGATTTATTATTCCATTATGCTGGTCCTTAACCCCAGATAAATCTGGTTTGGGCTCTTTCCCGTTCGCTCGCCGCTACTTAGGAAATCGATTTTTCTTTCTTCTCCTCAGGGTACTTAGATGTTTCAGTTCCCCTGGTCTTCCTTCATACACCTATGTATTCAGTGTATGATACTTGAGGGTTGCTCAAGTAGGTTTCCCCATTCGGAAATCTCCGGATCACAGTCTATTTGCGACTCCCCGAAGCATATCGGTGCTTATCCCGTCCTTCATCGGCTCTTGGTGCCAAGGCATTCGCCCTACGCCCTTAATAACTTGACCTAAATTACTTATTTATATTGCAATTTGTAGTTTTCAATGTTCAGTGTGAACTAGATTAAACAAGTGTGAGTCCTTTTGAACTCCTTAGAAAGGAGGTGATCCAGCCGCACCTTCCGATACGGCTACCTTGTTACGACTTCACCCTAGTTATTGACCCTACCTTCGACAGCTGCCTCCTTACGGTTAGCTCACTGGCTTCGGGTATTGCCAACTCCCATGGTGTGACGGGCGGTGTGTACAAGACCCGGGAACGCATTCACCGCGACATTCTGATTCACGATTACTAGCAACTCCGACTTCATGCAGGCGAGTTGCAGCCTGCAATCCGAACTGGGATCGGCTTTAAGAGATTTGCATCTTATCGCTAAGTAGCTGCTCGTTGTACCGACCATTGTAGCACGTGTGTAGCCCAGGACATAAAGGGCATGATGATTTGACGTCATCCCCACCTTCCTCCGATTTGTCATCGGCAGTCCCTCTAGAGTGCTCAACTTAATGGTAGCAACTAAAGGCAAGGGTTGCGCTCGTTGCGGGACTTAACCCAACATCTCACGACACGAGCTGACGACAACCATGCACCACCTGTGTCCCCTGTACCCGAAGGTAAAGGTCTATCTCTAGACCGGTCAGGGGCATGTCAAGCCCTGGTAAGGTTCTTCGCGTTGCTTCGAATTAAACCACATGCTCCGCTGCTTGTGCGGGTCCCCGTCAATTCCTTTGAGTTTCATACTTGCGTACGTACTCCCCAGGCGGAGTGCTTAATGCGTTAGCTGCGGCACCGAGGTTTGACCCCCAACACCTAGCACTCATCGTTTACGGCGTGGACTACCAGGGTATCTAATCCTGTTCGCTCCCCACGCTTTCGTGCATCAGCGTCAGTATAAGTCCAGAAAGTCGCCTTCGCCACTGGTATTCCTCCTAATATCTACGCATTTCACCGCTACACTAGGAATTCCACTTTCCTCTCCTTAACTCAAGCCTTCCAGTTTCAAATGCTTACCACGGTTGAGCCGTGATCTTTCACATCTGACTTAAAAGGCCGCCTACGCACCCTTTACGCCCAATAAATCCGGACAACGCTTGCCCCCTACGTATTACCGCGGCTGCTGGCACGTAGTTAGCCGGGGCTTCCTCCTTGGGTACCGTCATTATCGTCCCCAAGGACAGAACTTTACGACCCGAAGGCCTTCATCGTTCACGCGGCGTCGCTGCATCAGAGTTTCCTCCATTGTGCAATATTCCCCACTGCTGCCTCCCGTAGGAGTCTGGACCGTGTCTCAGTTCCAGTGTGGCCGTTCACCCTCTCAGGCCGGCTACCCATCGTGGTCTTGGTGAGCCATTACCTCACCAACTAACTAATGGGACGCGAGACCATCTTTCACCGCTTTACGCTTTGACTATTCCTTCATGTGAAGATTTAGTATCATAAGGTATTAATCCCAGTTTCCCGAGGCTATCCCTTTGTGAAAGGCAGGTTTCTCACGCGTTACTCACCCGTCCGCCGCTAAGATAATCAAAGTTTCATTCCGAAGAAATCGACTTTGAAAACTTCGCTCGACTTGCATGTGTTAGGCACGCCGCCAGCGTTCGTCCTGAGCCAGGATCAAACTCTCATTTAAAAGTTTGATTCAGCTCAATTTGCTGACTGTTGTTTCATGTGTTACTTTTTTATAATTCAAAGTTTCTCACACTGTTTAGTTTTCTAGGTTCTTGTCGTCTCTCTCGAGGCGACTTACTTAGTATAGCAAATTTTTCGTTTGCTGTCAACTGTTTTTCAAAACTTTTTATTTTTACCAAAACTGGAAATTTTAAAGAGTTTCGCTGCTGACAATATATAACTATACACGCTTTGTATTGTTTTGTCAACGGTTATTTTATTTTTTCTTTATTTTTTCTTTTTTTATATAAAAAAGTCTGGTATTTACTAGGTTAGCCACATTAGTTTAATGATTAATGTTTAGATTGTAGTTCTTTCATATTTCTAATAAAATAATGGTGGATTTATATCTATTATTTGCTACAATATAGTTAGAATAATAATATATAAGGGGTGATTAAGTGGATTTTAGACAATTAGAAACCTTCGTAGAAGTTGCAAGATTAAAAAGCTTTTCAAAAGCAGCTGAAAAGCTTTATATTACACAACCTACTGTAACCAACCACATTCAAAATTTAGAAAAAGAGCTTGGAACACTGCTAATAAATAGATTTGGAAAGAAGTTAACTCTTACAGATGCAGGTAATTTATTATACAAGTATGCAATAAATATATTAAACTCCTGTGAAATGGCAAAATTTGATTTGGCCTCTTATCAAGGTAAAATACAGGGACATCTTCATATATATTCTAGTTCTGTTCCTAGAAAGTATTTGCTTCCTACTATAATTAAAAACTTTTTAAATTCTTATCCTGATGTTTCCTTTACTATAGGAGACAAAGACTCCCAAGAAGTAGTAAAAGGAATATTAGATGGTGAAACTGACTTTGGGATTTTAGGGGCTATGCACTCCTCAAACAATCTAAGATATATCGATTTAATGGAAGATAGATTAGTTGTAATCACTCCTAACTCTTCTAAATTTCCAGAGGATAACTTTTCTTCTATTAAAAAGGATATTTTATTTAATGAAAATATAATTCTAAGAGAAGAAGGATCTGGTACTAGAAAATTAGTTGAAAATGCACTTCAAAAATCTAAAGTTTCTCTAAACAAGTTAAATGTAGTTGCATATGTAGAGGATACCGAAGCCGTTATAGAATTAGTATCTCTTGGTGTAGGAATTAGTTTTTTATCAGAAAAAGCCATACAATCTAGTTTAAGCCTCAATAAGTATAAAGCTTTCTATATTGATGATTTAGATTTCACTCGAAAATTTTATTTTGCTTTTCATAAAAACAGACAATTATCACCACTGAGCGAAGCTTTCAAAAACTATATCTTAGACTTTGCAAAAGACCAGACTAATTAGTCTGGTCTTTTATAGTTTCTTTATATTATTTTTATATGCAAATATTGCTGCCTGGACCCTATCATTTATATCAAGCTTTTTAAAAATATTAGATATGTGGTTCTTCACTGTTTTTTCACTAATATATAAGTTTTCGGCAATATCTTTATTATTTAATCCCTCTGCTATTAATATAAGAACCTCATATTCCCTTTTTGTTAATGATTTGATCTTATTAATATTAGCATCAGAGTACTCTTCATAGTTAGAAAATTCTTTGACCAAATTAGCTACACTGGGTTGAATGTATTTTTGCCCTTTGGCTACATTTTGAATCCCTTTAATTAGACTATCTGCACTTAAGTCCTTTAGCATATACCCATCTGCCCCTAACTTCAAGGTCTTTAATATATACTCCCTATCCTCATGAATTGTAAGAATAATTATCTTCGTTTTTATTCCCATGTCCTTAATTCTCTTTAAGGTTTCTATTCCATTTAACTTAGGCATATTTATATCTAACAATATTATATCTGGCTCTAATTCTTCAGCCATAGAAAAAGCCTCTTCCCCATTACAAGCTTGTCCAACTACAACTATATTATCTTCTAATTCTAGTATTTGTCTTATCCCTTCTCTTATTAATTGGTGATCATCTGCAATTACTACCCTAATAACTTTATCCTTCATTAATTATTCCTCCTCATCTACTAAAGGCATAGATAGACTTATTTTAGTACCTACATTCGAAGAGGATGTTATATTGAATTTACCATTCAGTAATTCAACTCTTTCTCTTATACTCATTAATCCAAATCCACTAGATATTGAATTACATCCTTTTTTGTAGTCATCTGGATTAAATCCTACACCATTATCTATAATCAATAAATTAATTTTATTCAATGTTTTCTCAATTATAATAGTTGCGGACTGTGCCTGTGAGTGTTTTTGAATATTACTTAAAGCCTCTTGAATTATTCTAAAAATAGCTACTTGAACAGCAGAATCTAAATCATCAAATTTACCATAAGGTTTAAAAGCAACCTTAATTTCCGTTTCTTCTTGAAAAATAGATATATATCTCTCTAATGTAGGAATAAGTCCTAGGTCATCTAAGGACATAGGTCTTAAATCATATATTATTCTTCTAACTTCTTTTAAAGTTAATCTAATAATCCCCTTTAAATTGTTAAGTTCATCTTTTGCCCTTTCTTGATTCATATCTAATAGCTTTTCACATAGTTCTGCCTTCACTATGACATTTGCTAAAGATTGGGCTGGTCCGTCATGAATGTCCCTAGCTACTTTCTGCCTTTCTTCTTCCTGTGCTTCAATAATTTTTATTCCTAAATAATGTTTTTTACTTAACTCATCTACAGTGTCTGAAATATTATTTGCATTCCCCATTAGATATTCTGTAGCAACAGCTATTTGCTTATTAACATTTTCAGCCTTCTTATATACTTTATAAGAGTTTTTTAGACGAAGTTCTAAATCTATTCTTTTTTCTACTAAATTCTTTTCTTCTTCTCTTTTTAGCAGAAGATCCACTCTAATAGCATTAGCTAAATCATAAGCTTCTCTGATTTCATCTTCATTAAACAGGTTAAAGTTTTTACTTTTATTTAGTAAATTTCTTCTACTCCTTTTATCTAAATCCTCTAACTTTTCTACTTGCTCAATGATTTCTATCATTTTTGTCTGAACACTTTTAAGCTCATCTTCTAGTTTTCTAC
Encoded proteins:
- a CDS encoding selenium metabolism-associated LysR family transcriptional regulator gives rise to the protein MDFRQLETFVEVARLKSFSKAAEKLYITQPTVTNHIQNLEKELGTLLINRFGKKLTLTDAGNLLYKYAINILNSCEMAKFDLASYQGKIQGHLHIYSSSVPRKYLLPTIIKNFLNSYPDVSFTIGDKDSQEVVKGILDGETDFGILGAMHSSNNLRYIDLMEDRLVVITPNSSKFPEDNFSSIKKDILFNENIILREEGSGTRKLVENALQKSKVSLNKLNVVAYVEDTEAVIELVSLGVGISFLSEKAIQSSLSLNKYKAFYIDDLDFTRKFYFAFHKNRQLSPLSEAFKNYILDFAKDQTN
- a CDS encoding response regulator transcription factor, with the protein product MKDKVIRVVIADDHQLIREGIRQILELEDNIVVVGQACNGEEAFSMAEELEPDIILLDINMPKLNGIETLKRIKDMGIKTKIIILTIHEDREYILKTLKLGADGYMLKDLSADSLIKGIQNVAKGQKYIQPSVANLVKEFSNYEEYSDANINKIKSLTKREYEVLILIAEGLNNKDIAENLYISEKTVKNHISNIFKKLDINDRVQAAIFAYKNNIKKL
- a CDS encoding sensor histidine kinase — its product is MKSDSIGIKRLNEILETTINSIQGSKDEIFEIVDYARTECRKLEDELKSVQTKMIEIIEQVEKLEDLDKRSRRNLLNKSKNFNLFNEDEIREAYDLANAIRVDLLLKREEEKNLVEKRIDLELRLKNSYKVYKKAENVNKQIAVATEYLMGNANNISDTVDELSKKHYLGIKIIEAQEEERQKVARDIHDGPAQSLANVIVKAELCEKLLDMNQERAKDELNNLKGIIRLTLKEVRRIIYDLRPMSLDDLGLIPTLERYISIFQEETEIKVAFKPYGKFDDLDSAVQVAIFRIIQEALSNIQKHSQAQSATIIIEKTLNKINLLIIDNGVGFNPDDYKKGCNSISSGFGLMSIRERVELLNGKFNITSSSNVGTKISLSMPLVDEEE